Proteins found in one Fulvitalea axinellae genomic segment:
- a CDS encoding DUF5004 domain-containing protein: MKREYIKWSIALFAVGLIFWSCKRDFEFGYPSPKINGVVGMWTASKVELVDAVALASGANNVKLDITDAYNLKLDQYTITFSAETEGPSIIPTAFMVEANGAYNFIGISRGTWKLDNMMYPTKILLQASDAFDDVMPPNASFRIVAPPKEGTELRIAFDRIVDNEVLCSYVYTFVKVPEN; the protein is encoded by the coding sequence ATGAAAAGAGAATATATAAAATGGTCCATTGCGCTATTTGCGGTCGGATTGATCTTTTGGTCTTGCAAGAGGGATTTTGAGTTTGGGTACCCTTCGCCAAAAATTAATGGGGTTGTTGGGATGTGGACGGCTTCTAAAGTAGAGTTGGTAGACGCTGTAGCTTTAGCTAGCGGAGCTAATAATGTGAAGCTAGATATTACTGATGCTTATAATTTAAAATTAGACCAGTATACTATCACGTTCTCGGCAGAAACGGAAGGGCCGTCGATAATTCCGACCGCATTTATGGTGGAAGCAAACGGAGCTTATAATTTCATCGGGATATCAAGAGGTACTTGGAAGCTTGATAACATGATGTATCCGACAAAGATTCTGTTGCAGGCTTCGGATGCGTTTGATGATGTTATGCCACCTAACGCTAGCTTCAGAATCGTTGCTCCTCCCAAAGAGGGGACTGAACTACGAATCGCTTTCGACAGGATAGTCGATAACGAAGTGCTTTGTAGTTATGTGTATACGTTTGTAAAGGTACCGGAAAACTAA